Sequence from the Myotis daubentonii chromosome 20, mMyoDau2.1, whole genome shotgun sequence genome:
TGGGGCGAGGCTGTGGGCGGCGGCGGAGACACAAACGAGGGTGTCGGATTCAGGGGGATCTTGAGCCCTTCCGTGGACGTGGACAGCCACGGCTGGGCCTCCCCGTTGATCTTCGGGGGGCCGACCTCTCCTTCCGGCTCTGGGGAAGTCTTCCTTTTCCTTGCTGTTCTTGACACTGAAAaccacaaatagaaaaaaaaaaggggggggaggggggagagaaaaataaatgaacacacacTTGGAAAAGGATCTTTTCCTAATGCACCTGTCTGCCCTGTGAaagcctgcgtgtgtgtgtgtgtgtgtgtgtgtgtgtatctgtatatAAAAACCCATGTAAGTTTCAAATGCACGTGCAACTTAAAACACCCATGCTCACGGGGCTGGCTCCctagcagtttctttaaaaagccacCGAAACTGGCCCACAGACGCCTGCCTATTTTTACGCATTGCACACATGTCCCTGGCTTGACCTGTTGCCTGGGGGTTTGAAGGTggggtgtccccccccccccgccccccctcccggcTGCTCCCATCCAAGAACACATTGCTGGGGAACTGGGGAAGGAAACCCTGCGTCaggccctgcagccccgcctgACTCATCTCTGTTGTGCTGCTTCAGCACATGAACACGTTGCCACCGCGCGCTGgttccgcccgcccgccccggggcGCGCAGGAAGTTGGCTGTTTGTTGTTTCTGGGTTGGGGCTGGGACAGATGTGAATGGAAAGATccgccccccccttccctgcGCCACGGCCCggatcccccttcccctcccccgggGCCCCCCACCGCACCCCACGGCCGCCCCTACCTGCTTTGGACCCGTTGGCCCCGTTGGCCTCGAACCCCAGCAGCCGGCCCGCGCTCAGCGCCGAGGGCTCCTTCTTGAACTTGCTCTCGAAGGCGCCCGCGTGGCCGTGCTGGTGCAGCGCCAGCAGCGTGTCCCGCACCGTCTTGGGCCGGGCCACCCAGTCCTGCTCCCCCGGCGCGCGGCCCTTGCCCGCCGCCTCGGCGCCCAGCTCGGCGGACCCGGCGGCGGGGGCCAGGCTGTCGGCCGGGCCGCGGTGCGCGGGCGGCGCCTTCTCCTTGGCGCTGGCCGCCGCCTCGCGCGGCTCGTGCTCGGTGACCGCGCAGCCGGACACGGACGCGGGCCGCTTGTGCACGCCCAGCTCGGCGGGCGGCGCGGAGCCCAGGCCGGCGGCGGGGCCCGACACGGCGACCAGCGAGGCGGCGGCGCGGCCCCCGAGCCCCAGCGCGGCCGAGCCGTTCATGAGCGGCACCAGCGTGGGCGGCACGGCGTGGCCGCGGCGCGGCGTCGGGCTCTGGCGGTTCAGCTCGGGCGGCTCCTCCAGCTTGGAGAAGCCGTTGGGCACCAGGATGCCGTTCACGGGCGGCGGCTGCGGCGTCGGGGGCTGCGCCAGGCCCGCGGCCGAGCGGGCGCCGCCGAAGTCGGGGCCGAGGCGCGGGGGGCGCTCGGCGGCCAGCGGGTAGCGCTCCAGCGCCTGCGGGGCGCGGGCCGCCTCGGGGCCGAGCTGCGGCGGCTGCAGCAGCAGGTCCTTGGCCGAGAGCGGCGGCGGCTTGGCGGCCGCGGCGGCGCCGGGCGTGGAGCGGCCCTCGGGGAAGCAGCCGTGCGCCCGCTTCAGCTGCCGCGCCGTCTCGATGACGAACTCGACGCGGTCGGCGCCCTCGTAGTTGACGCAGCCGCGGCACACGGGCTCCGTGAAGTCCCAGATCATGGCCCAGGGCATGCGGGGCAGGTCACACAGGTAGCAGGACTGGCGCCGGGACGcggccgccaccgccaccgccgcgGCCATGTCCGCGCCTCCCGCCGGGGAGGGGGCGCTGCCGCTCGCCGCCGGCCCCGCGCGCGCCCTCCGGCCCCCCCAACCCCGCGGCTCCCCCACCAGCGGCGGCGGCCGCAGGGGCGGCGGCGGAGGCAGAGCCCGCGCGGGATCGGCGCCCGCGCAGCGCCCCCGCGGCACgaggggcggcgggcgcggggcgaGCGGCTGCAGGCGCGGCAGCACGGCCCCCcggcgggcgcgggcgggcggcgggcgcggcggcggcggctcggcCGAGACGGCGGGCCTCCAGACCGGAGCGAAGACGGGCCGCGCGGGCGCGGACGAGCGCAGCAGgtcgcggcggcggcgggcgggcgcggaGTGCGGggcggccggggggcgggggccggggggcggcCGCGGGGGCAGGCTCAGCCCGAGCGGCGAGGCATGCCGCGCCGAGGAGGCGGGCGGGCGGACGGCGCGGGCCCCGGTCGCCGCGCTGCTCCCTCCGCTCCGGGCGTCGTCGCTCTCTAGCGCGCGCTCAGCGCTCTGCCCGCCGCTGCGCCGCCGCCGGGGCTGCCGAGCTGCCGCCGCGCCGCTCCACTTCTACGGGCTCGATTCTTCGACAGCCCCGCACGGCGCCTGCGCGGGcggcccccctctcctcccctcgtgcgcgcgcgcgccctgccccgcgcgcccccgcgtccgccccgcccccgcgcgcaGACCGGGTGCCGCCGGGAGAGCCCGTTCCGCACGGGCTGCGTGTCTCCCGCCGCCGGCGACCTCGACCACGCAGTCGGGgcgccctcccctcccggccaGTTTGGGGGAGATCGTGCGAACCATCCCGTGTGTTAAAAGGGAGGCCACTCTGTGCCTTGATTGTCACCCTGTCCGGAGGCAGCGTGGCTCCCGGGTGTTAGGAGTTGCACTTGGACTGTTG
This genomic interval carries:
- the IRF2BP2 gene encoding interferon regulatory factor 2-binding protein 2 translates to MAAAVAVAAASRRQSCYLCDLPRMPWAMIWDFTEPVCRGCVNYEGADRVEFVIETARQLKRAHGCFPEGRSTPGAAAAAKPPPLSAKDLLLQPPQLGPEAARAPQALERYPLAAERPPRLGPDFGGARSAAGLAQPPTPQPPPVNGILVPNGFSKLEEPPELNRQSPTPRRGHAVPPTLVPLMNGSAALGLGGRAAASLVAVSGPAAGLGSAPPAELGVHKRPASVSGCAVTEHEPREAAASAKEKAPPAHRGPADSLAPAAGSAELGAEAAGKGRAPGEQDWVARPKTVRDTLLALHQHGHAGAFESKFKKEPSALSAGRLLGFEANGANGSKAVSRTARKRKTSPEPEGEVGPPKINGEAQPWLSTSTEGLKIPLNPTPSFVSPPPPTASPHSNRTTTPPEAAQNGQSPMAALILVADNAGGSHASKDANPVHSTTRRNSSSPPSPSSMNQRRLGPREVGGQGAGGTGGLEPVHPASLPDSSLAASAPLCCTLCHERLEDTHFVQCPSVPSHKFCFPCSRQSIKQQGASGEVYCPSGEKCPLVGSNVPWAFMQGEIATILAGDVKVKKERDS